A single region of the Candidatus Neomarinimicrobiota bacterium genome encodes:
- a CDS encoding FAD-dependent thymidylate synthase — protein sequence MTQIPEDAIQCLDKGFVRLVDSMGGDDAIVQAARVSYGKGTSKTSQDRGLIRYLMRHRHTTPFEMVEFKYHCKMPIFVARQWVRHRTANINEYSLRYSEARDEFYMPDPEHIQFQSALNKQGRMGEVPPELKQKVQDYFKEISDRSFAIYSELNEAGVARELARSILPVNLYTEWYWKNDLHNLLHFVGLRSDSHAQYEIRVFSDAMAESVKAVAPFAWEAYQDYVVKGMRFSRVEQSLLQKNLPNRVIDDICEDIAYQLTATLHNSKPREDADLYPLYQKQGGSDSETDFKLKWDSGEIELGNTRELREFKLKLESLKN from the coding sequence ATGACACAAATACCAGAAGATGCAATCCAATGTTTAGATAAAGGATTCGTTCGACTCGTGGATTCCATGGGTGGGGATGATGCCATTGTACAAGCGGCTCGCGTGAGTTATGGTAAAGGGACCAGTAAAACATCTCAAGATCGGGGACTTATTCGCTATCTTATGCGCCATCGCCATACAACACCTTTTGAAATGGTGGAATTCAAGTATCATTGCAAGATGCCTATTTTTGTTGCCCGGCAATGGGTTCGACATCGTACGGCAAATATTAACGAATATTCACTTCGATACTCAGAAGCGCGCGATGAGTTTTATATGCCTGACCCTGAACATATTCAGTTTCAGTCGGCTTTAAATAAGCAGGGCAGGATGGGGGAAGTGCCACCAGAATTAAAACAAAAAGTTCAGGATTATTTTAAAGAAATTTCTGATCGCAGTTTTGCAATTTATTCTGAATTGAATGAGGCAGGAGTGGCCCGTGAATTGGCCCGATCAATTCTCCCGGTAAATCTTTATACGGAATGGTATTGGAAGAACGATCTTCATAATCTGCTTCATTTTGTTGGACTGAGATCCGACAGTCATGCCCAATACGAAATTCGAGTTTTTTCTGATGCAATGGCGGAATCAGTGAAAGCTGTTGCGCCATTTGCGTGGGAAGCCTACCAAGATTACGTTGTAAAAGGAATGCGTTTTTCTCGCGTTGAGCAAAGTTTGCTCCAGAAAAACTTACCCAATCGTGTTATTGATGATATTTGTGAAGATATTGCCTATCAACTAACTGCAACACTCCATAATTCGAAGCCAAGAGAAGATGCTGATTTGTATCCATTATACCAAAAACAAGGTGGTTCCGATTCTGAAACGGATTTCAAATTAAAATGGGATTCAGGTGAAATTGAATTGGGTAATACACGTGAACTCAGAGAATTCAAGTTGAAACTGGAGAGTTTAAAAAACTAG
- the radC gene encoding DNA repair protein RadC — MTSPQINEGHRQRLRDKFLKSGLDGFHDYEIIELLLTLGTPRKDCKQAAKDALKQFGSLKSVLEANAEELKSINGIGDNNVFGLKIAQAVSRRYLSDKIINKDFIRSADEVMDYLKHNLRDKNREIFMVIYLNGRNQILKMEELFEGTLSTSAVYPREVVKRALENDAAALVFVHNHPSGNPNPSQDDLTITKKLVEAVKAIEVSVHDHLIIAGNDVYSFADHGLI, encoded by the coding sequence GTGACTTCGCCGCAAATAAACGAAGGTCATCGCCAACGCCTTCGGGATAAATTCCTGAAAAGCGGTCTGGATGGATTTCACGATTATGAAATTATCGAACTCTTACTTACTTTAGGTACTCCCCGAAAAGATTGCAAACAAGCGGCCAAGGATGCTTTGAAACAATTTGGTTCTCTTAAATCTGTTTTGGAAGCCAACGCAGAGGAACTCAAATCCATTAATGGTATTGGGGACAATAATGTATTCGGACTCAAAATTGCCCAAGCTGTTTCCCGTCGCTATCTTTCAGACAAAATTATCAATAAAGATTTTATCCGTTCCGCCGATGAAGTGATGGATTATTTAAAGCATAATCTCCGGGATAAAAACCGTGAAATATTTATGGTTATTTATCTCAATGGTCGAAATCAAATTTTAAAAATGGAAGAATTATTTGAAGGCACTTTATCTACATCGGCAGTCTATCCACGTGAAGTGGTAAAGCGGGCGCTGGAGAACGATGCGGCTGCATTGGTATTTGTCCATAATCACCCCAGTGGAAACCCCAACCCTAGCCAGGACGATCTCACGATTACCAAAAAATTGGTCGAAGCAGTCAAAGCAATTGAAGTATCGGTTCATGATCATCTCATCATCGCCGGGAATGATGTGTATTCTTTTGCGGACCATGGGTTGATTTAA